One segment of Clavelina lepadiformis chromosome 2, kaClaLepa1.1, whole genome shotgun sequence DNA contains the following:
- the LOC143446023 gene encoding uncharacterized protein LOC143446023 isoform X2 produces MRRRRGLLEVFWMILCWDSRIVPGISAITTISTDPPNNPLATGFNNLIVTAQFPTPTRSFASCFWYYGGELDSGSGASFYNAVFGGCEPPAPGTYDSITCTEQTIDGTNHTITTLKITQPLVVGNLNIEVRCSIATTPGSITRAVKDCPSSLPYGVVITSSSQTYQVAGMFSCPTGDLFYSNGISVPSAHTSCSANTQWSGEENLRCGTAPSVDISGKLTTFEGGSVTLSCDYDQSIKPTGEHSIFYLNGTGYKTAKENIFKFTLHKEDDMKPISCQAVTPYTETYNNTGRSPTYILKALYEPYQKNSTLCVWNVDEAEECLVKFYSNDLLEYMSVHRDGLPAINDGFNNHLYSNENEYIYVYTKPQVSSSDQGDYTIIVNSSIPPYQHSVNFTILVNSDVAMPVGDILAAIFGVVIFLAIAVAVVCHMITSRGKQTKSPEQKPSVRQEAQPTSPIQAREIPEYVDFNRQAPSICANITARPKANQGPRYDASAGSTCSIYENVSTLKNESQQYVDMRVTKKQENVKSMYVPVM; encoded by the exons ATGAGGCGTCGACGTGGTTTGCTTGAGGTATTTTGGATGATTCTTTGCTGGGATTCCAGGATAGTTCCAg GCATATCAGCAATCACAACAATCAGCACTGATCCTCCAAACAATCCATTGGCAACTGGTTTCAACAACCTCATTGTAACCGCTCAGTTTCCAACACCAACTAGGTCTTTTGCTTCATGTTTTTGGTATTATGGAGGAGAACTGGACAGTGGAAGTGGTGCTTCTTTTTACAATGCGGTATTTGGTGGATGTGAGCCTCCAGCTCCAGGCACATATGACAGCATCACTTGCACTGAACAAACAATTGATGGAACAAATCACACAATAACAACATTGAAAATCACTCAACCACTTGTTGTTGGGAATTTAAACATTGAAGTGAGATGCTCAATAGCAACCACACCTGGTTCTATTACAAGAGCAGTGAAAG ATTGTCCATCATCTCTTCCCTATGGTGTTGTGATTACGTCATCATCTCAAACATACCAAGTCGCTGGAATGTTCAGTTGCCCGACAGGAGATTTATTTTACTCGAATGGAATCTCTGTTCCATCCGCTCATACTTCCTGCTCGGCCAATACACAGTGGAGTGGTGAAGAAAACTTGCGGTGTGGAACAG CACCTTCTGTGGACATATCAGGCAAGCTAACTACTTTTGAAGGGGGCAGTGTTACATTGTCTTGTGATTATGATCAATCAATCAAGCCCACTGGAGAGCATTCAATCTTTTATCTTAATGGGACTGGATATAAAACAGCAAAG gaaaatattttcaaatttacacTTCATAAAGAAGATGATATGAAGCCGATATCATGTCAGGCCGTGACTCCATATACAGAAACATACAACAACACTGGACGGTCTCcaacatatattttaaaagctttgt ATGAACCTTATCAAAAAAATTCTACGTTATGTGTTTGGAATGTGGACGAAGCTGAAGAATGTTTGGTAAAATTCTATTCAAACGATCTGCTTGAATATATGTCGGTGCATAGAGATG gACTTCCTGCTATAAATGATGGATTCAATAATCATCTGTACTCTAACGAGAATGAGTACATTTATGTATACACCAAACCACAG GTTTCGTCATCTGATCAAGGAGATTACACGATTATCGTCAACTCATCAATTCCTCCATACCAGCACTCCGTCAATTTTACGATCCTTGTTAACAGTGACGTTGCAATGCCTGTTGGTGACATACTTGCAGCTATATTTGGTGTCGTAATTTTTTTGGCAATCGCTGTCGCGGTTGTATGTCACATGATCACGTCACGtggtaaacaaacaaagagtCCGGAACAGAAACCATCAGTTAGGCAAGAAG ccCAACCCACAAGTCCAATACAAGCACGAG AAATACCCGAATATGTCGATTTCAACAGACAAGCTCCTTCAATTTGTGCG AATATTACTGCGAGACCAAAAGCCAACCAAGGACCAAGATATGACGCAAGTGCTG GTTCCACCTGTTCAATCTATGAAAATGTCAGCACTTTAAAAAATGAG tcTCAACAATACGTGGACATGCGAGTTACAAAAAAGCAGGAAAACGTGAAGTCAATGTATGTGCCTGTGATGTAA
- the LOC143446052 gene encoding uncharacterized protein LOC143446052 isoform X2: MDRAPRDNPRQQPGTGLPEQAKLNVKFYGVEVNYEGPVDGLRGLVFVAACSFAAYSGLSLFRAFNHCLRFEMLVKGEEENKRFLEDILSGVLLRRLQGKISSVDSLRLSEFGVITISDEEFSQISTESQQVVENLDESAELPLRFTNFQIPDGSARKNSFKISREIEHDVVATLASIFDAVESPSVTETSNFKIGSCKI; encoded by the exons ATGGATCGAGCACCTCGGGACAATCCACGGCAACAGCCGGGCACTGGCCTTCCAGAACAGGCTAAGCTCAATGTTAAGTTTTATGGCGTTGAAGTAAACTACGAAGGGCCGGTCGATGGTTTACGTGGATTGGTTTTCGTCGCAGCTTGTTCTTTTGCGGCATATTCTGGCCTTAGCTTGTTTCGTGCCTTCAACCATTGCCTTCGTTTTGAAATGCTGGTGAAAGGTGAGGAAGAAAACAAAAGGTTTTTGGAAGATATATTGTCAGGAGTGCTTCTACGCCGACTTCAAGGAAAGATTTCGTCAGTGGATTCGCTTCGCTTAAGCGAGTTCGGAGTAATCACGATCTCTGACgaagaattttctcaaatttcAACAGAATCACAACAAGTTGTTGAAAATCTTGACGAGTCAGCAGAG CTGCCGTTACGTTTCACCAATTTCCAGATTCCTGATGGTTCTGCAAGAAAAAATAGTTTCAAGATCTCCAGGGAAATTGAACATGACGTCGTTGCTACATTGGCCAG tatttttgATGCTGTGGAATCCCCCTCAGTAACAGAAACATCCAACTTCAAAATCGGTTcgtgcaaaatttaa
- the LOC143446023 gene encoding uncharacterized protein LOC143446023 isoform X1 — MRRRRGLLEVFWMILCWDSRIVPGISAITTISTDPPNNPLATGFNNLIVTAQFPTPTRSFASCFWYYGGELDSGSGASFYNAVFGGCEPPAPGTYDSITCTEQTIDGTNHTITTLKITQPLVVGNLNIEVRCSIATTPGSITRAVKDCPSSLPYGVVITSSSQTYQVAGMFSCPTGDLFYSNGISVPSAHTSCSANTQWSGEENLRCGTAPSVDISGKLTTFEGGSVTLSCDYDQSIKPTGEHSIFYLNGTGYKTAKENIFKFTLHKEDDMKPISCQAVTPYTETYNNTGRSPTYILKALYEPYQKNSTLCVWNVDEAEECLVKFYSNDLLEYMSVHRDGGLPAINDGFNNHLYSNENEYIYVYTKPQVSSSDQGDYTIIVNSSIPPYQHSVNFTILVNSDVAMPVGDILAAIFGVVIFLAIAVAVVCHMITSRGKQTKSPEQKPSVRQEAQPTSPIQAREIPEYVDFNRQAPSICANITARPKANQGPRYDASAGSTCSIYENVSTLKNESQQYVDMRVTKKQENVKSMYVPVM, encoded by the exons ATGAGGCGTCGACGTGGTTTGCTTGAGGTATTTTGGATGATTCTTTGCTGGGATTCCAGGATAGTTCCAg GCATATCAGCAATCACAACAATCAGCACTGATCCTCCAAACAATCCATTGGCAACTGGTTTCAACAACCTCATTGTAACCGCTCAGTTTCCAACACCAACTAGGTCTTTTGCTTCATGTTTTTGGTATTATGGAGGAGAACTGGACAGTGGAAGTGGTGCTTCTTTTTACAATGCGGTATTTGGTGGATGTGAGCCTCCAGCTCCAGGCACATATGACAGCATCACTTGCACTGAACAAACAATTGATGGAACAAATCACACAATAACAACATTGAAAATCACTCAACCACTTGTTGTTGGGAATTTAAACATTGAAGTGAGATGCTCAATAGCAACCACACCTGGTTCTATTACAAGAGCAGTGAAAG ATTGTCCATCATCTCTTCCCTATGGTGTTGTGATTACGTCATCATCTCAAACATACCAAGTCGCTGGAATGTTCAGTTGCCCGACAGGAGATTTATTTTACTCGAATGGAATCTCTGTTCCATCCGCTCATACTTCCTGCTCGGCCAATACACAGTGGAGTGGTGAAGAAAACTTGCGGTGTGGAACAG CACCTTCTGTGGACATATCAGGCAAGCTAACTACTTTTGAAGGGGGCAGTGTTACATTGTCTTGTGATTATGATCAATCAATCAAGCCCACTGGAGAGCATTCAATCTTTTATCTTAATGGGACTGGATATAAAACAGCAAAG gaaaatattttcaaatttacacTTCATAAAGAAGATGATATGAAGCCGATATCATGTCAGGCCGTGACTCCATATACAGAAACATACAACAACACTGGACGGTCTCcaacatatattttaaaagctttgt ATGAACCTTATCAAAAAAATTCTACGTTATGTGTTTGGAATGTGGACGAAGCTGAAGAATGTTTGGTAAAATTCTATTCAAACGATCTGCTTGAATATATGTCGGTGCATAGAGATGGTG gACTTCCTGCTATAAATGATGGATTCAATAATCATCTGTACTCTAACGAGAATGAGTACATTTATGTATACACCAAACCACAG GTTTCGTCATCTGATCAAGGAGATTACACGATTATCGTCAACTCATCAATTCCTCCATACCAGCACTCCGTCAATTTTACGATCCTTGTTAACAGTGACGTTGCAATGCCTGTTGGTGACATACTTGCAGCTATATTTGGTGTCGTAATTTTTTTGGCAATCGCTGTCGCGGTTGTATGTCACATGATCACGTCACGtggtaaacaaacaaagagtCCGGAACAGAAACCATCAGTTAGGCAAGAAG ccCAACCCACAAGTCCAATACAAGCACGAG AAATACCCGAATATGTCGATTTCAACAGACAAGCTCCTTCAATTTGTGCG AATATTACTGCGAGACCAAAAGCCAACCAAGGACCAAGATATGACGCAAGTGCTG GTTCCACCTGTTCAATCTATGAAAATGTCAGCACTTTAAAAAATGAG tcTCAACAATACGTGGACATGCGAGTTACAAAAAAGCAGGAAAACGTGAAGTCAATGTATGTGCCTGTGATGTAA
- the LOC143446052 gene encoding uncharacterized protein LOC143446052 isoform X1, with amino-acid sequence MKEKVLGLKSHLDNHEIEKALICAERLADVDAVVGCDVPSSEVSLIFDLLVLIIGAFTSKSEYQAALKIISWAAKFCTNFENPLDQLRKLEKCAVLASEIGNAIKLKEPKLYTEKKIKEYVIPKLRDLLQQIRAVATANTQIKAVMEAWGMYYIAWNFYNINDVDEVNTTCSQALNHLEKYDAKHFRVAGWLNNLMSDVKRELKQDPRKYETNAINIFKVAQDMSESLRKEWVYWLQERIDNY; translated from the coding sequence ATGAAAGAAAAAGTGTTGGGTTTGAAGTCGCATTTGGACAATCATGAGATCGAGAAAGCGTTGATCTGCGCTGAGCGTCTTGCTGATGTGGATGCTGTGGTTGGTTGTGACGTTCCCAGCTCAGAGGTGTCTTTGATCTTTGATCTTTTGGTTCTAATCATTGGCGCTTTCACTTCTAAATCTGAATACCAAGCTGCTCTGAAAATTATTTCTTGGGCCGCTaaattttgcacaaattttgaaaatcctCTTGATCAGCTGAGGAAACTAGAAAAATGCGCTGTGCTTGCCAGTGAAATAGGAAACGCGATAAAACTTAAGGAGCCAAAATTGTACACCGAGAAAAAGATAAAAGAATATGTTATACCAAAATTACGCGACCTGTTGCAACAAATAAGGGCAGTGGCAACAGCAAATACTCAGATAAAAGCTGTGATGGAGGCGTGGGGGATGTATTACATCGCTTGGAACTTTTACAATATCAATGATGTCGACGAGGTAAATACAACGTGTTCACAAGCTTTAAATCATTTGGAAAAGTATGACGCTAAACATTTTCGCGTAGCTGGTTGGTTGAATAACTTGATGAGTGACGTCAAACGTGAACTTAAACAAGACCCAAGAAAATACGAAACAAATGCCATAAACATCTTTAAGGTTGCCCAAGATATGAGTGAGTCTTTGAGGAAAGAATGGGTTTATTGGTTGCAAGAACGTAttgataattattaa